One genomic window of Paracholeplasma manati includes the following:
- a CDS encoding tRNA (mnm(5)s(2)U34)-methyltransferase, with amino-acid sequence MKDDHIKQFVQNYLKTHVQKTDTIIDATVGNGHDTIYIASLAKQVIGFDIQSKALAVTQEKLMDLGIHNVSLIHDSFEKISTLTSYRGVVFNLGYLPNGDKSITTTAIVTLSTVQTILSQMKVDDFILMTVYPGHDAGKQESEALNVYIKTLDSTFISVIYQIQNRQDAPYVILIEKIKLPKSN; translated from the coding sequence ATGAAAGATGATCATATCAAACAATTTGTTCAAAACTATTTAAAGACCCATGTTCAAAAAACGGATACCATCATTGACGCTACCGTTGGTAATGGACACGATACGATTTATATCGCTTCTCTTGCGAAACAAGTGATTGGTTTTGACATTCAGTCTAAAGCGTTGGCAGTGACCCAGGAAAAACTAATGGATTTGGGTATTCATAATGTGTCATTAATTCATGATTCATTCGAGAAAATAAGTACCTTAACCAGTTATCGTGGCGTTGTATTCAACTTGGGTTATTTGCCTAATGGTGATAAGTCCATCACAACAACCGCGATAGTCACCCTAAGTACCGTACAGACGATTCTATCGCAGATGAAGGTAGATGACTTCATATTGATGACTGTTTATCCTGGACATGATGCGGGTAAACAAGAGTCTGAAGCCTTAAACGTTTACATTAAAACGTTAGATTCGACATTCATCTCTGTCATTTATCAAATTCAAAATCGACAAGATGCACCTTATGTGATCCTCATTGAAAAAATAAAACTGCCGAAGTCAAATTGA
- a CDS encoding TIGR01212 family radical SAM protein (This family includes YhcC from E. coli K-12, an uncharacterized radical SAM protein.), whose amino-acid sequence MQLMTDEKHYNTLNNYYRHVYPNKVFKIALNGHFTCPNIDGTVARGGCTFCTPLGSGDFAGSKYDPLRKQFDNIKEMMHLKWPDKANYVVYFQANTNTHGPLEKLKSLYEEAITLDPNIVMISIATRPDSLPIEVLDYLDDLNKRMPLQVELGLQTIHETTSNLINRAHDLKCFDDAVFELRKRNIEVVVHIINGLPYETKEMMLDTIRHINTLDIQGIKIHMLHVMEKTKMGFDYKKNPFPILSLEEYVDITVDQLRILKPSMIVHRVTGDAPLKLLIEPKWTIKKFVVQNEIDKRMRALNAWQGDLYER is encoded by the coding sequence ATGCAATTAATGACAGACGAAAAACATTATAACACACTCAACAACTATTATAGACACGTTTATCCAAACAAAGTCTTTAAGATTGCCTTAAATGGTCACTTTACGTGTCCTAACATTGATGGGACTGTAGCGCGAGGTGGCTGTACTTTTTGTACCCCTTTAGGTTCCGGTGATTTTGCCGGGTCTAAATATGATCCATTAAGGAAACAATTCGATAATATCAAAGAGATGATGCACCTAAAATGGCCTGATAAAGCCAATTATGTGGTTTATTTTCAAGCCAATACCAATACCCATGGTCCGCTTGAAAAACTCAAATCTTTATATGAAGAAGCCATCACTTTAGATCCAAACATCGTCATGATTTCGATAGCGACAAGACCAGATTCATTACCGATTGAGGTACTTGACTACTTAGATGACTTGAACAAACGCATGCCTTTGCAGGTAGAACTCGGCTTGCAAACCATCCACGAAACCACTTCGAACCTCATCAACAGAGCTCACGATCTGAAGTGCTTCGATGATGCTGTTTTTGAACTCAGAAAACGAAATATTGAAGTGGTAGTTCACATCATCAATGGGTTACCTTATGAAACCAAAGAAATGATGCTTGATACGATCAGACACATCAATACATTGGATATTCAAGGGATTAAAATTCATATGCTTCATGTCATGGAAAAAACCAAAATGGGTTTCGATTATAAAAAAAATCCTTTCCCAATACTATCTTTAGAAGAATATGTCGATATCACTGTTGATCAGTTACGGATTCTAAAACCTTCGATGATTGTTCACCGTGTGACTGGGGATGCCCCTTTAAAATTATTGATTGAACCGAAGTGGACCATTAAGAAGTTTGTTGTTCAGAATGAAATAGATAAACGTATGCGTGCGCTCAATGCGTGGCAAGGTGATTTATATGAAAGATGA
- a CDS encoding DUF1189 domain-containing protein: MIKRINIAVFQPSKIAFFLKDKMGYVFGYMALLAFLASLPVMIQLFLVSPLTAEVKQDITGVFIQKAVGCEIVSGTLACESPTNFTYGGIQLRFLQDPADMGVQLIFEQDRIILYSTTFQILDITYESMGVTNLDLSLKTQEDVQAFKAALVPFMTVIQPIYATTVSLLVFISNFLLYIAIAGIMAYSFGFRVEKIAYQFRFKLAAYATTSYFILALVVELYGLGYILAFGMILPFITMTIAFNGLLKMSVVIRKKDDET; encoded by the coding sequence ATGATTAAACGCATCAATATCGCGGTGTTTCAACCGTCAAAAATTGCATTTTTCTTAAAAGATAAAATGGGTTATGTATTTGGTTACATGGCTCTTTTGGCATTCTTAGCCTCTTTACCAGTGATGATTCAATTGTTTTTGGTATCCCCTTTAACAGCTGAAGTTAAACAGGACATCACAGGTGTGTTCATTCAAAAAGCCGTGGGATGTGAAATTGTTTCAGGCACATTGGCGTGTGAATCACCCACCAATTTCACTTATGGTGGGATACAATTACGATTTTTACAAGACCCAGCGGATATGGGTGTCCAACTGATATTCGAACAGGATAGAATAATACTCTATTCAACCACATTTCAAATATTAGATATCACCTATGAATCCATGGGTGTGACCAATTTAGATCTATCTTTAAAAACACAAGAGGATGTCCAAGCTTTTAAGGCTGCTTTAGTCCCATTTATGACTGTGATTCAACCCATTTACGCAACCACTGTTTCACTCTTAGTATTCATTTCCAATTTCTTATTATATATCGCGATTGCAGGCATCATGGCATATTCGTTTGGTTTTAGAGTAGAAAAAATCGCATACCAGTTCCGTTTTAAATTAGCAGCTTACGCAACCACCAGTTATTTTATTTTGGCTTTGGTTGTTGAATTATATGGTTTAGGTTACATCTTGGCTTTTGGCATGATCCTACCATTCATCACCATGACCATCGCATTCAATGGTTTATTAAAAATGTCGGTAGTCATCCGTAAAAAAGACGACGAAACGTAG
- a CDS encoding PolC-type DNA polymerase III — MNKFDLFIKQSGFKDPQLLQAQLNNVAVNPNEKKWTFFISFKETPEAKSLGHFAAQLVLYFTIPNQVHKVEYFFKYDNPTWQKDPIAYFQWVLQTLSEERASLNVFKNFEVIYTDGFVVFVDEHSEHLNRYLPFFEEAFKKYGFYSSIRLEITKTIPNVIEEIKKDEQQAIEKLKDIQPKEKVEPKKALKNFKKVYKADKISPISDIPKDNYELDKYQNTQGVPAFSVEGTILKTEIKHLKNISLLQMTVADADDAIIVKQFLNKPEDITTAEAYKPNDIVRVSGRASFDTFAKDVILIANVIEFLEKTSKKERKDNAKEKRIEFHLHTKMSNMDGITDVADYVDQAIKWGHKAIAFTDHDGLYAYPDIAKATKGKPIKPIYGVEVNYIDETAFKMAFGDRDIDLKTATYVVFDLETTGLSSERDKIIEISAVKIQNHQVTEQFSTFVNPEQKLSYFTTSLTTITDEDLVGAPKIDEALPKFLAFAKDAILVAHNASFDIGHIYANMARLSIDDIEFPVIDTLNIARYYYRDDLKRYNLKAVAKLFKVKLETHHRAVDDALATANIFILMLADLYKKGITKHSDINRSIELANAWQCGFTTHMNLLVQNQVGYKNLFKIISDTLTDHFFEGPRLLKSVLEAHREGILVGSGCSHGEVFEMALNRSEEDLRRVISFYDYIEVQPPVSYRHLKEDLGVEADFIIQSLIKKIIRVAKEMNKLVIATGDVHYLNESDAIYRDIYIRTKLVGGGTHDLARYEVAPLQYLMTTDEMLEAFKFIGTELAYEIVVTNTNKLNNRIDAIQAFPKSLYSLRDDAFKDKLGIASIKDEIYRLVYQKAHQLYGEQIHPMVEKRIERELKNIIENEFGPIYYISYLLTKNSNDAGYLVGSRGSVGSSLVATLMGITEVNPLKPHYRCPNGDFTVFKMSEEDIAQFGLTDLEKAFQTHFDNVASGYDLSDQVCPQCGQKLHKDGHDIPFETFLGFNGDKVPDIDLNFSGEYQSKAHDYVRELLGESHTFRAGTIQTVAERNAFGYVKGFLEDKQITGIRNAQVERLAKNIEGVKRSSGQHPGGIVVVPSEKEIFDVTPIQYPADDIEAGWKTTHFDYHSFEDNLLKLDILGHDDPTMIRFLMDYVKAHPEDFPFTEASEIPVDDPKVYELFANTTCIGLDPKDINSEVASFGIPELGTNFVRQMLTDTKPSNFAGMVKISGLSHGTDVWLKNAQDLILNKKEEFQGITFDQIIGCRDDIMVDLINFGMDPLKSFEIMEFVRKGKPSKDKEKWKTYEELMMRNSVPKWYIWSCSQIKYMFPKAHATAYVLMAMRIAWFKVYKPILFYSAYFSKRADQFDYETMVLGPNAIRNRIKEIEGLFNTTAKDESVLTVLQIALEMTLRGMKFLKVDIFQSEAVEFKIEGNHLRMPFVSVDGLGTQVAYDIVDKRHEKTFTSREDVKNRTKINKTVFEKMEAYGAFDELNEENDVIEQGLFAL, encoded by the coding sequence ATGAATAAATTTGATCTATTTATCAAACAATCAGGGTTCAAAGACCCTCAATTATTACAGGCACAACTCAATAATGTTGCAGTCAATCCAAATGAGAAAAAGTGGACCTTTTTCATCTCGTTTAAAGAGACACCTGAAGCCAAATCTTTAGGCCATTTCGCAGCTCAATTGGTGCTTTATTTCACCATTCCAAACCAAGTACACAAGGTCGAGTACTTTTTTAAGTATGATAACCCAACCTGGCAAAAAGACCCTATTGCGTACTTCCAATGGGTTTTACAAACCTTATCCGAAGAACGCGCTTCTTTGAATGTATTTAAGAACTTTGAAGTCATCTATACCGATGGCTTTGTCGTGTTTGTCGATGAACACAGTGAACACCTCAATAGGTATCTACCATTTTTTGAAGAGGCATTTAAAAAATATGGTTTTTATTCAAGTATTCGATTGGAAATAACCAAAACCATTCCAAATGTGATTGAGGAAATCAAAAAAGATGAACAACAAGCCATTGAAAAGCTAAAAGACATCCAACCCAAAGAAAAAGTCGAACCTAAAAAGGCTTTAAAGAACTTCAAAAAAGTCTACAAAGCGGACAAAATCAGTCCGATTTCTGATATCCCTAAAGACAATTATGAACTGGATAAGTATCAAAATACCCAAGGTGTCCCTGCTTTCTCAGTAGAAGGTACCATCTTAAAAACAGAAATCAAACACCTTAAAAACATATCGCTTTTACAAATGACCGTCGCTGACGCGGATGACGCCATCATTGTAAAACAGTTTTTAAACAAACCAGAAGACATCACCACCGCAGAAGCATATAAGCCCAATGACATCGTTCGTGTGTCTGGTAGAGCCTCTTTTGATACGTTTGCGAAAGACGTCATTTTAATCGCGAATGTCATTGAATTCTTAGAAAAGACCAGCAAAAAAGAACGTAAAGACAATGCGAAAGAAAAACGCATCGAGTTCCATTTACATACCAAAATGTCCAATATGGACGGGATTACCGATGTTGCAGATTATGTCGATCAGGCCATCAAATGGGGACATAAAGCCATCGCATTTACAGACCATGATGGGTTATATGCGTACCCAGATATTGCGAAAGCAACCAAAGGAAAACCCATCAAACCCATCTATGGAGTCGAAGTCAATTACATTGATGAAACGGCCTTTAAGATGGCATTTGGTGACCGAGACATTGACCTAAAGACCGCGACTTATGTGGTATTTGACTTAGAAACCACTGGTTTATCTTCTGAAAGAGACAAAATCATCGAAATCTCTGCAGTCAAGATTCAAAACCATCAAGTGACTGAACAATTCTCAACCTTTGTCAACCCAGAACAAAAGTTGTCTTATTTCACCACCAGTTTGACTACCATTACCGATGAAGATTTGGTGGGAGCACCTAAAATTGATGAAGCCTTACCGAAGTTTTTAGCATTTGCGAAAGACGCGATTTTGGTCGCGCACAATGCATCCTTTGATATTGGGCACATCTACGCTAACATGGCCAGACTTTCCATCGATGATATCGAATTTCCGGTCATCGATACATTAAATATCGCTCGATATTATTACAGAGATGACCTGAAACGTTATAACCTTAAAGCGGTTGCGAAACTCTTTAAAGTGAAATTAGAAACGCACCATAGAGCCGTCGATGACGCTTTAGCAACCGCAAACATCTTTATTTTGATGTTGGCTGATTTATACAAAAAAGGCATCACCAAACACAGTGACATCAACCGTTCGATTGAACTTGCGAATGCATGGCAATGTGGCTTTACGACCCATATGAACTTACTGGTTCAAAACCAAGTGGGTTATAAGAATTTATTTAAAATCATTTCAGACACATTAACTGACCATTTCTTTGAAGGTCCAAGGCTGTTAAAATCGGTCTTAGAAGCCCATCGTGAAGGGATTTTGGTCGGGTCTGGTTGTAGTCATGGTGAAGTCTTTGAAATGGCTTTAAACCGCAGTGAAGAAGACCTTAGAAGAGTCATATCTTTCTACGATTACATCGAAGTTCAACCACCGGTATCTTATCGTCACTTGAAGGAAGATTTAGGTGTTGAAGCGGATTTCATCATCCAATCACTGATTAAGAAAATCATCAGGGTTGCGAAAGAGATGAATAAACTCGTCATCGCGACAGGTGATGTGCATTATTTAAATGAATCCGACGCGATTTATCGTGACATATATATTCGTACCAAACTCGTTGGTGGTGGTACACATGATCTCGCGAGATATGAAGTTGCACCACTACAGTATTTGATGACCACCGATGAAATGTTAGAAGCGTTTAAATTTATCGGGACAGAATTGGCATATGAGATTGTCGTTACCAATACGAACAAATTAAACAACCGTATTGATGCGATCCAAGCATTCCCTAAGAGTTTATATTCTTTAAGAGACGATGCCTTTAAAGACAAACTTGGTATCGCATCCATCAAAGATGAAATCTATCGTTTGGTCTATCAAAAAGCCCACCAACTTTACGGGGAACAAATCCACCCAATGGTTGAAAAACGCATTGAACGTGAACTTAAAAACATCATTGAAAATGAATTTGGTCCAATCTATTACATCTCATACTTATTAACCAAAAACAGTAACGATGCCGGATACCTTGTCGGTTCTCGTGGGTCTGTCGGTTCCTCGTTGGTAGCGACCCTCATGGGAATCACGGAAGTCAACCCACTCAAACCCCATTATCGTTGTCCAAATGGCGATTTTACCGTATTTAAAATGAGTGAAGAGGACATTGCGCAATTTGGTTTAACCGACCTTGAAAAGGCATTCCAAACCCATTTTGATAATGTCGCTTCAGGGTATGATTTATCGGATCAAGTGTGCCCTCAGTGTGGACAAAAACTCCATAAAGATGGCCACGATATCCCGTTTGAAACCTTCTTAGGGTTCAATGGGGATAAAGTCCCAGATATCGACTTAAACTTCTCTGGTGAATACCAATCCAAAGCCCATGATTATGTTCGTGAACTTTTGGGTGAATCCCATACCTTTAGAGCTGGTACCATTCAAACGGTTGCAGAAAGAAATGCCTTTGGTTATGTCAAAGGGTTCTTAGAGGATAAACAAATCACAGGTATTCGTAATGCCCAAGTGGAACGATTGGCTAAAAACATTGAAGGCGTCAAACGCTCTTCGGGTCAACATCCAGGCGGTATTGTGGTGGTGCCATCCGAAAAAGAAATTTTCGATGTCACACCGATTCAATACCCAGCAGATGACATCGAAGCCGGTTGGAAGACCACCCATTTCGATTATCACTCATTTGAAGATAACTTATTAAAACTAGACATTCTAGGTCACGATGACCCAACCATGATTCGTTTCTTGATGGATTATGTCAAAGCCCATCCTGAGGATTTCCCATTTACAGAAGCGAGTGAAATCCCAGTGGATGACCCTAAAGTGTATGAATTATTCGCCAACACCACCTGTATTGGATTAGACCCAAAAGACATCAATAGTGAGGTCGCCTCCTTTGGTATTCCCGAACTTGGCACCAACTTTGTGCGTCAAATGCTCACCGATACCAAACCAAGCAATTTCGCTGGTATGGTTAAAATTTCGGGTCTATCGCATGGTACAGACGTATGGTTGAAAAATGCTCAAGATTTGATTTTAAATAAAAAAGAAGAATTCCAAGGCATCACTTTTGACCAAATCATCGGTTGTCGTGATGACATCATGGTCGACTTGATTAACTTTGGCATGGACCCTTTAAAGTCCTTTGAAATCATGGAGTTTGTACGTAAAGGCAAACCTTCAAAGGACAAAGAAAAGTGGAAAACCTACGAAGAATTGATGATGCGCAACAGTGTACCTAAATGGTACATTTGGAGCTGCTCGCAAATCAAGTATATGTTCCCGAAAGCCCACGCTACCGCGTATGTCTTGATGGCGATGCGCATCGCTTGGTTTAAAGTTTATAAACCAATATTATTCTATAGTGCTTATTTTTCCAAACGTGCCGACCAATTTGATTATGAAACGATGGTTTTAGGACCGAATGCGATTCGTAACCGGATCAAAGAAATCGAAGGCTTATTCAATACCACAGCCAAAGATGAGTCGGTCTTAACTGTCCTTCAAATTGCGTTAGAGATGACCCTTAGAGGCATGAAGTTCTTAAAAGTAGATATCTTCCAATCAGAAGCTGTCGAATTTAAAATTGAAGGCAATCACTTGAGAATGCCATTTGTCTCGGTCGATGGTCTAGGCACACAAGTTGCCTATGACATCGTGGACAAACGTCATGAAAAAACATTCACTTCAAGAGAAGACGTCAAAAATCGTACCAAGATCAATAAGACCGTTTTTGAAAAGATGGAAGCTTATGGTGCATTTGACGAATTAAATGAGGAAAATGATGTGATTGAGCAAGGATTGTTTGCACTTTAA
- a CDS encoding Bax inhibitor-1/YccA family protein produces MQQNNPVFSRLRKNPDAMAYGAEAASIRGIILKTIILFVIAIGTGILALSFADQNPNLYIGLVMFSGIIGFISIIVAMSSIRLAPVFSLIYAMSEGLFLVLISVIYMEAFNYTGYNIVLLAVLITAAIFFGMLVLYSTKLIVVTQGFRRFMLSFGFMMLSVVLFVSIASIFDGGQMAYMLFGNPDSPIVLFLTLVFVMYGAFMLTLHFDNAAQIADQGLDKRYEWVAAMGLMVAIVYIYYQVLRLLAIILSRRD; encoded by the coding sequence ATGCAACAAAATAATCCTGTATTTTCTCGATTAAGAAAAAACCCGGATGCCATGGCCTATGGCGCTGAAGCAGCAAGCATTCGAGGTATTATATTGAAGACCATCATCCTGTTTGTGATTGCGATTGGCACAGGCATCTTAGCCTTGAGTTTCGCCGACCAAAATCCTAACTTGTATATTGGTTTAGTGATGTTCTCGGGCATCATTGGTTTTATCAGTATCATCGTCGCCATGAGTTCGATTCGACTCGCCCCTGTATTCTCCTTGATTTATGCCATGAGTGAAGGTTTATTCCTCGTACTCATCAGTGTCATTTACATGGAAGCATTCAATTACACAGGGTACAACATTGTCTTACTAGCTGTCTTGATTACAGCCGCCATATTCTTTGGTATGCTGGTTTTATATAGCACCAAACTCATTGTGGTGACACAAGGCTTTAGACGCTTCATGTTATCATTTGGATTCATGATGTTGAGTGTCGTCTTATTCGTTTCCATCGCTTCTATCTTTGATGGCGGTCAAATGGCATACATGTTATTTGGTAACCCGGATAGCCCAATCGTTTTATTCTTAACATTGGTATTTGTCATGTATGGCGCATTCATGCTCACATTGCACTTTGACAATGCAGCACAAATTGCTGACCAAGGGTTAGACAAACGATATGAATGGGTTGCAGCCATGGGTTTAATGGTCGCAATTGTATATATCTACTACCAAGTTTTAAGATTACTTGCTATAATATTATCTAGAAGAGATTAA
- the pheS gene encoding phenylalanine--tRNA ligase subunit alpha — protein sequence MELQHLLEQAKQALESIQTMNDLNNLKANYLGKKGEIASLMMTLKDLPNEEKPKVGKQINEIKQSLEALFEEKRDAIDQKEIASKLEKESIDVTLPGLQMEIGSAHLLQQIVEELEAFFIGLGYEVKEGPEVESDHYNFEMLNLPKDHPARAMQDSFYIDPNRLLRTHTSPVQARTMLESAGKPIKIVCPGKVYRRDDDDQTHSHQFMQIEGLVIGEDIAMSDLKGTLLAVIRQFFGQDREIRLRPSYFPFTEPSVEVDVHHEDGRWIEVLGAGMVHPNVLKMGGYDPDKVQGFAFGIGVERLGILKYKIDDIRQFYTNDLRFLKQFKGGR from the coding sequence ATGGAACTACAACATTTATTAGAACAAGCCAAACAAGCGCTTGAATCCATTCAAACCATGAATGACCTAAATAACTTAAAAGCAAACTATTTAGGTAAAAAAGGGGAAATCGCCAGTTTGATGATGACCCTCAAAGACTTGCCTAACGAAGAAAAACCAAAAGTAGGCAAACAAATCAATGAAATCAAACAATCCCTCGAAGCGTTGTTTGAAGAAAAAAGGGATGCCATTGATCAAAAAGAAATCGCATCCAAACTGGAAAAAGAATCCATCGATGTGACCTTACCAGGGCTTCAAATGGAGATTGGTTCAGCACACCTTTTACAACAAATTGTCGAAGAATTAGAAGCATTCTTCATCGGCTTAGGGTATGAAGTCAAAGAAGGTCCAGAAGTCGAAAGTGATCATTACAACTTTGAAATGCTTAACTTACCAAAAGACCATCCAGCCCGTGCAATGCAAGATTCTTTTTACATCGATCCCAACCGTTTACTCAGAACCCATACCTCGCCGGTTCAAGCAAGAACCATGTTGGAAAGTGCGGGTAAACCGATTAAAATCGTATGTCCAGGTAAAGTCTATCGTAGGGATGACGATGACCAAACCCATAGCCATCAATTCATGCAAATTGAAGGCTTGGTCATTGGTGAAGACATCGCCATGTCTGACTTAAAAGGTACTTTATTGGCTGTGATTCGTCAATTCTTTGGTCAAGACAGAGAAATCCGTTTGAGACCTTCTTATTTCCCATTCACTGAACCTTCAGTCGAAGTCGATGTTCACCATGAAGATGGTCGTTGGATTGAAGTATTAGGGGCTGGCATGGTCCATCCTAATGTTTTAAAAATGGGCGGTTATGACCCAGATAAAGTCCAAGGGTTCGCCTTCGGTATCGGTGTTGAACGCTTGGGTATACTCAAATACAAAATCGATGATATCAGACAATTCTACACGAATGATCTTCGTTTCTTAAAACAATTCAAAGGGGGACGCTAA
- the pheT gene encoding phenylalanine--tRNA ligase subunit beta yields the protein MKISTHMLKNLIHEVPNNLKELTNGYITEIESYESLVVASGLATGHVLTCVDHPNSDHLHVTTVDLGNGLVEQIVCGAPNVAAGQYVIVATPGAVLPGNFEIKRSKIRGVESNGMICSLRELGIEDKYVEDKYKDGIFYYNEAVPLGVDPLPFLNLNQDSMELSLTPNRADLLSVLGFAYDLSAVLNKKLIYHEETPFESEQLNPVVVQNETEGCYRYFARTLNHVKIKSSPEWLRSDLIASGIRPINNVVDVTNYVMLELGVPLHAFDRNKFETDKVVIRDAKEGEEVVTLDGIKRILSKKDIVITNGLYPVALAGVMGLENTMVDNDTDSIILEAASFDPKRIGETSKRLDLRSDSSLRFERGIDETRVRMAINRAATLLYELANAEVTKEIAYTGIPYPKPVKIELHVEKVNKYLGIALTKEALRDILRRLNIIPVSEDVYLVPSYRNDLRIEADLIEEVARIYGLNNIPMTLPKTNQLGHYSKRQTQVLKFRRLLRHMGLNEVLNYSLLKTAEVNLFTLPSEDVISVLHPLSEDKKSLRHSLINGLVENAKYHASRQINDLKCFEVGKVYYSHEEPVHVAGLLMGNYQQIAWSKQGLETSFYVLKGLVDALLKHFDLVPTYEKQTQIEGFHPGVCANILIKDQVVGVLGKLHPSLGIDAYTFELSLEKLMTYIEPQPKFEVISKYPNITRDLAFVVDRGIEVGKITKLIEQTARKFLVDLTLFDVYRDEKLGDLKQSLAYSLTFNSKEKTLEAADVDKLMKSIVNRLQFEFKAELRG from the coding sequence ATGAAAATCTCTACCCATATGTTAAAAAACCTCATCCATGAGGTACCCAATAATTTAAAAGAACTCACCAATGGCTACATCACTGAAATCGAATCCTATGAATCCTTGGTGGTTGCGAGCGGTTTAGCTACCGGTCATGTACTCACCTGTGTGGATCACCCAAATTCGGACCATTTACATGTGACTACCGTGGATTTAGGCAATGGTTTGGTGGAACAAATCGTTTGTGGCGCACCGAACGTAGCTGCCGGTCAATATGTCATAGTTGCGACCCCTGGGGCTGTATTACCAGGTAATTTTGAAATCAAGCGCAGTAAAATCCGTGGGGTTGAATCCAACGGCATGATATGCTCATTAAGAGAACTAGGCATTGAAGACAAATATGTCGAAGACAAATACAAAGACGGTATATTCTATTACAACGAAGCTGTTCCACTAGGCGTAGATCCACTCCCGTTTTTAAATCTCAATCAAGATTCCATGGAGTTGTCATTGACACCCAATAGAGCCGATTTATTGTCCGTTCTAGGGTTTGCATACGATTTGTCCGCTGTTCTTAATAAGAAATTGATTTATCATGAAGAAACCCCATTTGAATCTGAACAACTCAACCCAGTGGTGGTTCAAAATGAGACCGAAGGTTGTTATCGCTATTTTGCAAGAACTCTCAATCATGTAAAAATCAAATCCTCACCTGAATGGTTAAGAAGTGATTTGATTGCCAGTGGGATTCGTCCAATCAACAATGTGGTCGACGTCACCAACTATGTCATGTTAGAACTAGGTGTGCCTCTACACGCATTTGATAGAAACAAATTTGAAACCGATAAAGTGGTGATTCGCGACGCCAAAGAAGGCGAAGAAGTCGTTACTTTAGATGGCATCAAACGCATCCTATCGAAAAAAGACATCGTCATCACCAATGGCTTATACCCAGTGGCTTTAGCCGGTGTGATGGGTTTAGAAAATACCATGGTCGATAACGACACCGATAGCATCATCTTAGAAGCAGCCAGCTTCGATCCTAAACGCATTGGTGAAACCTCAAAACGTTTGGATTTAAGAAGCGATTCCTCATTACGTTTTGAACGTGGTATTGATGAAACGCGCGTACGCATGGCCATCAATAGAGCTGCAACCCTATTGTATGAACTTGCGAATGCAGAAGTCACCAAAGAAATTGCCTATACGGGTATCCCTTATCCAAAACCAGTGAAAATCGAATTACATGTTGAAAAGGTCAACAAGTACTTAGGTATCGCACTGACTAAAGAAGCCTTAAGAGACATTTTAAGACGCTTAAATATCATCCCTGTCTCAGAAGATGTGTATCTCGTTCCAAGTTATCGAAATGACTTACGCATTGAGGCAGACCTCATCGAAGAAGTGGCGAGAATTTATGGTTTAAACAACATTCCGATGACCTTGCCAAAAACCAATCAATTGGGTCATTATTCCAAACGTCAAACACAAGTACTTAAATTTAGAAGATTGCTTAGACACATGGGCTTGAATGAAGTCCTTAACTACTCATTGTTGAAGACCGCTGAAGTGAATTTGTTTACCTTACCAAGCGAAGATGTGATTTCTGTATTACATCCACTATCAGAAGATAAGAAATCCTTAAGACACTCTTTGATCAATGGTTTGGTTGAAAATGCCAAATACCATGCATCTAGACAAATCAACGATTTGAAATGCTTTGAAGTGGGCAAAGTCTATTATTCCCATGAAGAACCTGTCCATGTGGCTGGATTATTGATGGGCAACTATCAACAAATTGCTTGGTCTAAACAAGGCCTAGAAACATCCTTCTATGTCCTAAAAGGACTCGTGGATGCGTTATTGAAACACTTTGATTTGGTACCTACTTATGAAAAACAAACCCAAATCGAAGGATTCCATCCAGGGGTTTGCGCAAACATTCTCATCAAAGATCAAGTGGTGGGCGTGCTCGGTAAATTGCACCCAAGTTTAGGTATTGATGCGTATACTTTTGAACTCAGCCTTGAAAAGCTCATGACATACATCGAACCACAACCTAAATTTGAAGTGATTTCTAAATACCCAAATATCACCAGAGACTTGGCTTTTGTCGTCGACCGTGGTATTGAAGTGGGTAAAATCACCAAATTAATTGAACAAACCGCACGTAAGTTCTTAGTAGACCTCACATTATTTGACGTCTATAGAGATGAAAAACTGGGGGATCTAAAACAATCCTTGGCTTATAGTCTCACTTTCAACAGTAAGGAAAAGACGTTAGAAGCTGCCGATGTAGATAAACTCATGAAGAGCATTGTCAATCGTTTACAATTTGAATTTAAAGCAGAACTGAGAGGTTAA